Proteins from a single region of Bradyrhizobium diazoefficiens:
- the tarD gene encoding D(-)-tartrate dehydratase — MSVRIVDVREITKPISSPIRNAYIDFSKMTTSLVAVVTDVVRDGKRVVGYGFNSNGRYGQGGLIRERFAARILEAEPKSLLNSAGDNLDPDKIWGAMMTNEKPGGHGERSVAVGTIDMAVWDAVAKIAGKPLFRLLAERHGVTANPRVFVYAAGGYYYPGKDLSMLRGEMRGYLDRGYNVVKMKIGGADIEEDRTRIEAVLKEIGKDAQLAVDANGRFNLETGIAYAKMLRDYPLFWYEEVGDPLDYALQAALAEFYPGPMATGENLFSHQDARNLIRYGGMRPDRDWLQFDCALSYGLCEYQRTLEVLNTHGWSPSRCIPHGGHQMSLNIAAGLGLGGNESYPDLFQPYGGFPDGVRVENGHITMPDLPGIGFEGKSDLYKEMKALAE, encoded by the coding sequence ATGTCCGTCCGCATCGTCGACGTCCGCGAGATCACGAAACCGATCTCCTCGCCGATCCGCAACGCCTATATCGATTTCAGCAAGATGACGACCAGTCTGGTTGCGGTCGTCACCGACGTCGTGCGCGATGGCAAGCGCGTCGTGGGCTACGGCTTCAATTCCAACGGACGCTACGGGCAGGGCGGCCTGATCCGCGAGCGCTTTGCCGCGCGCATTCTCGAAGCCGAGCCGAAATCGCTGCTAAACTCGGCCGGTGACAATCTCGACCCCGACAAAATCTGGGGCGCGATGATGACCAACGAGAAGCCGGGCGGCCATGGCGAGCGCTCGGTCGCGGTCGGCACCATCGACATGGCGGTATGGGACGCGGTGGCGAAGATCGCAGGCAAGCCGCTGTTTCGCCTGCTCGCCGAACGCCACGGCGTCACAGCCAATCCGCGTGTGTTCGTCTACGCCGCCGGCGGCTATTACTATCCGGGCAAGGACCTCTCGATGCTGCGCGGCGAGATGCGCGGCTATCTCGATCGCGGCTACAACGTCGTGAAGATGAAGATCGGCGGCGCCGATATCGAGGAGGACCGCACCCGCATCGAGGCGGTGCTGAAAGAGATCGGCAAGGACGCACAGCTCGCCGTCGATGCCAACGGCCGCTTCAATCTGGAAACCGGCATCGCCTACGCCAAGATGCTGCGCGATTATCCGCTGTTCTGGTACGAGGAGGTGGGCGATCCCCTCGATTACGCGCTGCAGGCCGCGCTCGCCGAATTCTATCCGGGCCCGATGGCCACAGGCGAAAACCTGTTCAGCCACCAGGACGCCCGCAACCTGATCCGCTACGGCGGCATGCGCCCCGACCGCGACTGGCTGCAATTCGACTGCGCGCTGTCCTATGGCCTGTGCGAATACCAGCGCACTCTCGAAGTGCTGAACACCCACGGCTGGTCCCCCAGCCGCTGCATCCCCCACGGCGGCCACCAGATGTCGCTCAACATCGCAGCCGGCTTGGGCCTCGGCGGCAACGAAAGCTACCCCGACCTGTTCCAGCCCTATGGCGGCTTTCCGGATGGCGTCCGCGTCGAGAACGGCCACATCACCATGCCTGATCTCCCCGGCATCGGCTTCGAAGGCAAGTCCGATCTCTACAAGGAGATGAAGGCGCTGGCGGAGTAA
- a CDS encoding DUF3297 family protein, producing the protein MSETIMSDEFPDRLSVDPNSPYYNADILARDVGIRFKGVEKTNVEEYCISEGWVRVTAGNAKDRHGNPLTIKVHGPVEPYFRDKK; encoded by the coding sequence ATGAGCGAGACAATCATGAGCGACGAATTTCCGGACCGCCTGTCGGTCGACCCGAACAGCCCCTATTACAACGCGGACATTTTGGCGCGCGATGTCGGCATCCGCTTCAAAGGCGTCGAGAAGACCAATGTCGAGGAGTACTGCATCAGCGAAGGCTGGGTCCGCGTCACCGCCGGCAACGCCAAGGACCGCCACGGCAACCCGCTGACCATCAAAGTGCATGGTCCGGTCGAGCCGTATTTTCGGGACAAGAAATGA